The following proteins are encoded in a genomic region of Pseudomonas saponiphila:
- a CDS encoding DNA-binding protein has protein sequence MKNKFEEAMVAEFGLLMSPTQLAKLLGRSPEALRAHLTRYKNDNFCKSLNGTSVKVGRRVYYRTPEVAEILACRA, from the coding sequence GTGAAAAACAAATTTGAAGAAGCCATGGTTGCAGAGTTTGGTCTTCTAATGTCTCCCACTCAACTTGCCAAGCTACTTGGTAGATCACCAGAAGCACTCCGCGCTCACCTAACTCGTTACAAGAATGATAACTTTTGCAAAAGCCTCAATGGCACCTCTGTAAAAGTTGGTCGCCGTGTTTATTACAGAACGCCAGAAGTTGCGGAGATCCTCGCATGCAGGGCCTAA
- a CDS encoding ImmA/IrrE family metallo-endopeptidase yields MHDAKTPITVKSAFESLQAAGYPRTYVTKLLPDWWDNSLLKTSAGAFQFALILKQRLGLDVSFGQDGDLAIEPRAARANFKHRADTRVDELNVAAGLGIALARLAVFASRAPYHELPANPLEIYELVRHSTGRACVDFQGLLDLCWMNGIPVLFLKEMPRNTKRMTGMAVIVDGRPAILLGFNHTHQSKQLFVLAHELAHILCGHVQDNGALIDEDIADVIEGLEGRVQVRRDEQEREADTFALSLIRRGQMDIVRRIPRQTSATTLAAAALRASRENAVDQGHLILSYAKEHDDWIWANQALRFVPQEVGAIELLRDRFLRNTDLSAISEESAEHLLSMQGFAR; encoded by the coding sequence ATGCATGACGCAAAGACTCCTATAACCGTTAAATCTGCTTTCGAGAGCCTTCAGGCTGCAGGTTATCCGCGTACGTATGTCACGAAGCTCCTTCCTGACTGGTGGGACAACAGCTTGTTGAAAACCAGTGCGGGGGCGTTCCAATTTGCTCTGATCCTTAAGCAGCGGTTGGGCCTAGACGTGAGCTTTGGGCAAGACGGTGATCTGGCGATCGAGCCGCGTGCCGCGCGTGCCAATTTCAAACACAGGGCAGATACTCGTGTCGACGAGCTCAATGTCGCTGCAGGCCTCGGCATCGCTTTGGCTCGTCTGGCTGTCTTTGCTAGTCGAGCGCCCTATCATGAGTTACCTGCTAATCCCCTTGAAATTTATGAGCTAGTGCGCCACTCCACTGGTCGGGCATGCGTTGATTTTCAGGGGTTATTGGATCTCTGTTGGATGAATGGAATTCCGGTTCTATTTCTCAAAGAGATGCCCAGGAACACAAAACGCATGACCGGTATGGCCGTCATTGTCGATGGCCGGCCAGCAATCCTTCTGGGGTTCAACCACACACATCAATCTAAGCAATTGTTCGTTTTGGCCCATGAGCTTGCCCACATATTGTGTGGGCACGTCCAGGACAACGGTGCTTTGATTGATGAAGACATCGCTGATGTGATTGAAGGGCTTGAAGGCCGTGTGCAGGTCCGAAGGGATGAGCAGGAACGGGAAGCAGATACTTTCGCCCTCAGCCTCATACGGCGCGGGCAAATGGACATTGTTCGACGGATACCTCGCCAGACATCGGCTACCACTTTGGCTGCTGCCGCGCTTAGGGCTAGTCGGGAGAATGCTGTAGATCAGGGGCACCTTATCCTGTCTTATGCCAAAGAGCATGATGACTGGATTTGGGCTAATCAGGCATTGAGGTTCGTTCCGCAAGAGGTCGGAGCGATCGAGTTACTGCGGGATCGATTCTTAAGGAATACTGATCTGTCAGCGATCTCCGAAGAGAGTGCCGAGCATCTTCTTTCCATGCAAGGATTTGCGAGGTAG
- a CDS encoding DotA/TraY family protein, giving the protein MRKLLLYLLLAALFGGAAHAESSGGLNQFTPPPGDTSVDFLEEVFGSIVGTIHSGGNVEGGETEDVLGSMMSVFGGAVMFLGMLFIAYTTIKGTVDSAQDGEVLGRKMSDIWTPLRTAAGGALLLPLGHGYSLIQIMVLWLAIQGVGVGDAIWSQAVDQIGKDGMLSRPLIPDSRPLAANILKFEVCTAAMNKQFEASGRSTRIQAVASTRKVVNIGEIDVDITDAIPVYGGINMVQKYKKASFNVTDYKWKANDNSYINPDVCGALTWKQSWEASEGNSNTKVIKEPILAAHAKAILQMIQDIRPTAQQIVTGQKPAPGVIDAAANTYENSLRTAAKAAVMQTSDRAAADFLKAAKEGGWLFAGTWYNHIVKMNDVMQSTLNGLPAADPIAIVDKETKETLQTYHDVMLTADEYAKHHVDSVRDTYYAETNVREPRDGEGAWEYVKKMISAPFMGAINQMTQSIAGSNLNHMSQMKSFGDVIVTTGEVMLAAMASATGVTNSWAAQATVKVGFDAGAVFQFLSTLITTLLILLFAFGVTLSTYVPMIPFITWTTSIVNWFVLVLESVIAAPLFAVAHIHPDGDDVVGRAGQGYMMILSLVMRPALMLFGLLGGMLLTQPIVGYINAAFMSVVSGIQVDSTTGIVSFIAYVAIYVVMMTTVVHIVFSLIHWVPDNILRWIGNGSTGGIADAERTGDSSQDVFVAAVRESKHGVAGGLGGGVKESKRPGSADNCSGPDNKTLLGGPPPGG; this is encoded by the coding sequence ATGAGAAAATTGCTGCTTTACCTACTTCTGGCAGCACTCTTCGGGGGAGCAGCCCACGCTGAATCCTCAGGCGGACTGAACCAATTCACCCCGCCGCCGGGCGACACTTCCGTTGACTTCCTCGAAGAAGTGTTCGGCTCGATCGTGGGGACCATCCACTCTGGCGGGAACGTAGAGGGCGGCGAGACCGAGGACGTGCTGGGCAGCATGATGTCCGTGTTCGGTGGCGCTGTGATGTTCTTGGGCATGCTCTTTATCGCCTACACCACGATCAAAGGCACCGTCGATTCCGCTCAGGATGGCGAGGTCCTCGGACGGAAGATGAGCGACATCTGGACTCCATTGCGTACTGCTGCAGGCGGCGCCCTGTTGCTACCGCTTGGGCATGGCTATTCGCTTATTCAGATCATGGTGCTGTGGCTTGCGATTCAAGGCGTCGGGGTTGGGGATGCAATCTGGAGCCAAGCCGTCGACCAAATCGGCAAGGACGGGATGCTGTCGCGGCCGCTGATTCCTGACTCCCGACCGCTCGCGGCCAACATCCTGAAATTCGAAGTCTGCACCGCGGCGATGAACAAGCAGTTCGAGGCCTCTGGCCGGTCAACTCGCATCCAGGCTGTCGCATCCACTCGCAAGGTCGTCAATATCGGGGAGATCGACGTCGACATCACCGATGCCATACCAGTCTACGGCGGCATCAACATGGTGCAGAAGTACAAGAAGGCGAGCTTTAACGTCACCGACTACAAGTGGAAAGCCAACGACAACTCCTACATCAACCCAGATGTGTGCGGCGCCCTTACCTGGAAGCAATCCTGGGAGGCCTCGGAAGGCAACAGCAACACCAAGGTCATCAAAGAGCCGATTCTCGCTGCGCATGCCAAAGCCATCCTGCAGATGATCCAGGATATCCGGCCGACGGCGCAGCAGATCGTCACCGGGCAAAAACCGGCCCCGGGCGTGATAGACGCCGCGGCGAACACCTACGAAAACTCACTTCGCACCGCCGCCAAGGCTGCCGTGATGCAAACCAGTGATCGCGCTGCAGCGGACTTCCTCAAAGCCGCCAAGGAAGGCGGCTGGCTGTTCGCCGGCACCTGGTACAACCACATCGTCAAAATGAACGATGTGATGCAATCGACGCTGAACGGCCTGCCGGCAGCCGATCCCATTGCGATCGTCGACAAGGAGACCAAGGAGACGCTCCAGACCTACCACGACGTGATGCTCACCGCCGACGAGTATGCCAAGCACCACGTCGACTCGGTCCGCGACACCTACTATGCCGAGACCAACGTGCGTGAGCCCCGCGATGGAGAAGGGGCATGGGAATACGTCAAGAAGATGATCTCCGCCCCGTTCATGGGTGCGATAAATCAGATGACGCAGAGCATTGCTGGCTCCAACCTCAACCACATGAGCCAAATGAAAAGCTTCGGCGACGTCATCGTGACTACCGGCGAGGTGATGCTCGCAGCCATGGCTTCCGCCACTGGTGTTACAAACTCCTGGGCGGCTCAAGCCACAGTTAAAGTCGGATTCGACGCAGGCGCAGTCTTCCAGTTTCTCTCAACCCTTATCACCACACTTTTAATTTTGTTGTTCGCCTTCGGCGTAACGCTAAGCACTTATGTGCCGATGATCCCGTTCATTACCTGGACGACCTCGATCGTGAACTGGTTCGTTCTTGTTCTGGAATCGGTCATCGCGGCCCCCCTGTTTGCTGTGGCCCACATCCACCCGGACGGAGACGATGTCGTCGGCCGAGCTGGACAAGGCTACATGATGATCCTATCGCTGGTGATGCGACCGGCACTAATGCTGTTCGGCCTTCTCGGCGGCATGCTGCTGACCCAACCAATCGTTGGCTACATCAACGCGGCATTTATGTCAGTCGTCTCCGGGATCCAGGTGGACAGCACGACCGGCATCGTGTCGTTCATTGCCTACGTCGCAATCTATGTAGTGATGATGACTACCGTCGTGCACATCGTTTTCAGCCTGATCCATTGGGTCCCCGATAATATTTTGCGCTGGATCGGTAATGGATCTACTGGTGGTATCGCTGACGCCGAGCGCACCGGTGATAGTAGTCAGGATGTGTTTGTGGCAGCGGTAAGGGAAAGCAAGCATGGAGTTGCAGGTGGACTTGGCGGTGGGGTTAAGGAAAGTAAGAGACCTGGCAGCGCTGATAATTGCAGCGGCCCAGATAACAAAACACTCCTGGGGGGACCTCCCCCCGGAGGTTAA
- the pilV gene encoding shufflon system plasmid conjugative transfer pilus tip adhesin PilV — protein sequence MKTLNHRINPKTINQSGYAAIEMIVVLILVISALGFGAQAMFDHADNMAAQSAADHQKIISDAATAYIKDNYAAVVSAAGPTTPARITTTMLKNTGYLQASVADFNSFGQAYSVLALEPTQNKLQTLIITTGGETISEIIIRRIAKQVGARGGYVSNVDTSQVEGSFGGWGVPLASYGVSPGAGHLATALFFDDGALTNDYLYRNSVAGHPEVNRMNTSIDMGGNNLNNTGTVNGAAANITGNATVDGTIKGQTADITGETYTGGWFRTRGDSGWYNEKWVGGWYMSDPTWIRSYADKGIYTGGEIRGGKLTSEGRTEVGEFLLLDGVAVEGTGCSPNGLLGRSSVGASLSCQYGVWRSSGGGKVLTGFITHGQQIPLPNGSMPASCTWSAADAANPHPAPRPDYAGGNYAYADSNRVVTCGFYDKGAFIPGGVCSFVIACN from the coding sequence ATGAAGACATTAAACCACCGAATAAATCCAAAAACCATAAATCAGTCAGGCTATGCCGCAATCGAAATGATTGTAGTACTAATATTAGTAATATCAGCGCTGGGTTTTGGAGCGCAGGCAATGTTCGATCATGCAGACAATATGGCGGCACAGTCAGCAGCCGATCACCAGAAAATTATTTCCGACGCGGCAACAGCCTATATCAAGGACAACTACGCAGCAGTGGTTTCAGCTGCAGGGCCAACTACACCGGCGAGGATTACTACCACGATGTTGAAAAACACCGGGTACCTGCAGGCGAGCGTCGCTGACTTTAACAGCTTCGGCCAGGCCTACTCGGTACTAGCGCTCGAGCCGACGCAGAACAAGCTGCAGACGCTGATTATCACCACCGGAGGTGAAACCATTTCAGAGATCATCATTCGCCGGATAGCAAAGCAGGTGGGCGCTCGCGGCGGCTACGTCTCGAACGTCGACACCTCTCAGGTGGAGGGTTCGTTTGGAGGATGGGGCGTGCCGCTGGCGTCCTATGGCGTTTCTCCAGGGGCGGGTCACTTGGCGACCGCTCTGTTTTTCGACGACGGTGCCCTTACCAACGACTACCTGTATCGAAACTCGGTCGCGGGCCACCCCGAGGTGAACCGCATGAACACTTCGATCGACATGGGAGGCAACAACCTCAACAACACCGGCACGGTGAATGGCGCTGCAGCAAACATCACCGGGAACGCGACCGTCGATGGAACGATCAAGGGGCAAACTGCTGACATCACCGGCGAAACCTATACCGGAGGGTGGTTCCGCACTCGTGGCGATAGTGGCTGGTACAACGAGAAATGGGTCGGCGGATGGTATATGAGCGACCCAACTTGGATTCGTTCTTATGCGGACAAGGGTATCTATACCGGTGGAGAGATCCGCGGAGGGAAACTAACGTCCGAAGGACGAACTGAAGTTGGAGAATTCTTGCTGCTAGACGGGGTAGCAGTTGAAGGGACCGGATGCTCACCAAACGGACTTCTTGGGCGTAGTTCTGTAGGCGCTTCATTGTCCTGCCAATACGGCGTATGGCGTTCTAGTGGAGGAGGTAAAGTTCTGACTGGTTTTATAACTCATGGACAACAAATCCCCCTTCCTAACGGAAGTATGCCAGCGAGTTGTACATGGTCAGCTGCAGATGCTGCCAACCCACATCCCGCTCCTCGCCCTGACTATGCAGGTGGAAACTATGCGTACGCTGACTCTAATAGAGTCGTAACCTGCGGCTTTTATGACAAAGGCGCTTTTATTCCTGGTGGCGTCTGCAGTTTCGTAATCGCGTGTAACTAG
- a CDS encoding sce7726 family protein → MRETDIKIALTHHLAAGMPNVSSHFLEEVELNGGEIRADLVQVLDMHCYEIKSAADSLTRLVGQGSRYARAFDQVTLVTAECHLKKAMPMLPPWWGVMVVPDKAGKTFKQVRKAKPNKRHEPDVLVTLLKREEALQILDELGVTRGFKSKSLYVIQAKVAEMLPLEDLKAKVRLRLIERARSAISTAP, encoded by the coding sequence ATGCGCGAAACTGATATCAAAATTGCCTTAACACATCACCTAGCAGCTGGTATGCCTAACGTTTCGTCTCACTTCCTAGAGGAGGTTGAGCTGAATGGCGGAGAAATCCGTGCGGATCTGGTGCAGGTTTTAGACATGCACTGCTATGAGATCAAAAGTGCAGCGGACTCTCTAACACGCCTTGTTGGCCAGGGCTCACGCTATGCTCGCGCATTCGACCAGGTAACGCTTGTCACTGCGGAATGCCACCTCAAGAAAGCAATGCCAATGCTGCCTCCTTGGTGGGGTGTTATGGTCGTGCCAGACAAGGCCGGCAAAACCTTCAAGCAGGTACGAAAGGCCAAACCTAACAAAAGACATGAACCCGATGTGTTGGTCACCCTACTGAAGCGTGAAGAGGCCCTGCAGATACTCGATGAGCTTGGGGTCACCCGCGGCTTCAAGAGCAAGAGCCTCTACGTTATTCAAGCCAAGGTCGCTGAGATGCTTCCTTTGGAGGACCTTAAAGCGAAAGTCCGTCTACGGCTGATAGAGCGAGCCAGAAGCGCTATCAGTACTGCTCCTTGA